One window from the genome of Parasteatoda tepidariorum isolate YZ-2023 chromosome 8, CAS_Ptep_4.0, whole genome shotgun sequence encodes:
- the LOC122269427 gene encoding uncharacterized protein: protein MFQAAKGFKKEDLLFVAEEIGATLPQKVTISELKEAILKSKQYSEDPQFVEDILVTTVSDRKHKELAEADQKRLEYEEKQKQLECDEKQKQYEERERIRLHELELARIQVNSPVAIAGESENSMITSARRKFNLPKLEFRQFSGDIKEWLPFWSQFQQIHQDVDIAPENKFQYLIQATVSGSRAREVVESFPPTGANYAKVIDSLKARFGRDELLVEVYVRELLRLIISVQKNEKILMTSLYDKLESYLRALETLGVTTDKCASILYPMVESCFQEEFLKAWNRSPSYAASTDAKERLNNLMNFLKTETEGEERINLAMAGFGLGSSENRQTFKKKGKPLISGRVPTAANLLTVASKEVKKLCVFCSGKHSSSDCFTAQRMSLAERQDISLTFTGQIKLFPSCKKCNSSEASPHHLLDCLGFIMEEVLERPLLFLDFLKTHGLMELV, encoded by the exons ATGTTTCAAGCAgcaaaaggatttaaaaaagaagatttgTTGTTCGTCGCTGAAGAAATTGGCGCGACATTACCACAAAAGGTCACAATATCGGAACTGAAAGaagcaattttgaaaagtaagcaGTATTCCGAAGATCCACAGTTTGTTGAAGATATTTTGGTAACAACTGTTAGTGACCGGAAGCATAAAGAATTGGCAGAGGCGGATCAAAAACGATTAGAATATGAAGAAAAGCAAAAACAGTTAGAATGTGATGAAAAGCAAAAGCAATATGAAGAACGGGAAAGAATAAGATTACATGAACTGGAGTTGGCGCGAATTCAAGTAAACTCGCCAGTGGCAATAGCAGGTGAGTCCGAAAATTCTATGATTACTAGTGCTAGgaggaaatttaatttacccAAATTAGAGTTTCGACAATTCAGTGGGGATATCAAGGAATGGTTACCTTTTTGGAGCCAATTCCAACAGATTCATCAAGATGTAGATATTGCTcccgaaaataaatttcagtaccTTATTCAAGCTACTGTAAGCGGATCTAGAGCGCGAGAAGTTGTAGAGAGCTTTCCGCCAACCGGAGCTAACTACGCCAAGGTAATTGATAGTCTGAAAGCTCGGTTTGGAAGAGATGAACTTTTGGTAGAAGTTTATGTTCGCGAACtattaagattaataatttcggttcagaaaaatgaaaaaattttaatgacttctCTCTATGATAAGCTTGAATCGTACCTTAGAGCATTAGAGACACTAGGAGTAACAACTGATAAATGTGCTTCAATACTTTATCCAATGGTTGAATCTTGTTTTCAAGAAGAGTTCCTGAAAGCATGGAACAGAAGTCCTTCTTACGCAGCTTCAACTGATGCTAAAGAACGACTGAACAATTTGATGAATTTCCTGAAAACCGAAACTGAAGGAGAGGAAAGAATAAATTTAGCCATGGCTGGGTTTGGTTTGGGTTCAAGTGAAAATCGccaaacttttaagaaaaaaggaaagCCTTTGATTTCAGGTAGAGTGCCTACAGCTGCCAATTTACTTACTGTGGCTTCAAAAGAGGTAAagaaattatgtgttttttgtTCTGGAAAGCACTCCAGCTCAGACTGTTTCACCGCTCAAAGGATGAGTTTAGCCGAGAGACAAGATATA AGCCTCACTTTCACTggacaaattaaactttttccatCTTGTAAAAAGTGCAACTCCAGCGAGGCTAGTCCTCACCATCTACTTGATTGCCTGGGTTTCATCATGGAAGAGGTTCTTGAGAGACCTCTCCTTTTCCTCGATTTTTTGAAAACTCACGGCCTCATGGAGCTGGTATAG